A window from Flavobacterium sp. 83 encodes these proteins:
- a CDS encoding DMT family transporter: MQNDKLKSYLNLHLIVFIWGFTAILGALISITADALVWYRMFFASVFLSLFIVFKKKSFRIPVKSLLKLIFVGLLIALHWIFFFKAIHVSNVSITLSVFSLGAFFASILEPLFYGRKVLWYEVFFGLIIIAGLGLIMKVEVNYLDGMLYALAAIILGVLFTLMNGKLIADHDPSVISFYEFLAGVFFISIYFLIQNKFSLDFFVLTVNNWILILILASVCTAYAFTASVKVMQKLTPYTVMLTTNLEPVYGIVLAYFILGGKEKMSFEFYIGAIIIVITVILNGVIKHYYKKDV; encoded by the coding sequence ATGCAAAACGATAAATTAAAGTCTTACCTAAACCTGCATTTAATTGTTTTTATATGGGGGTTTACCGCTATTTTAGGAGCTTTAATCTCTATTACTGCTGATGCTTTAGTTTGGTATCGAATGTTTTTTGCAAGTGTTTTTTTGTCGTTGTTTATTGTTTTCAAAAAAAAATCATTTAGAATTCCGGTTAAATCTTTACTGAAATTGATTTTCGTTGGATTATTGATTGCGTTGCATTGGATCTTTTTTTTCAAAGCCATTCATGTTTCCAATGTTTCCATTACACTTTCGGTTTTCTCTTTAGGCGCTTTTTTTGCCTCGATATTGGAGCCTCTTTTTTATGGGAGAAAAGTGTTGTGGTATGAAGTTTTCTTCGGCCTTATTATTATCGCAGGATTGGGATTGATTATGAAAGTGGAAGTCAATTATTTGGACGGAATGCTTTATGCTTTGGCGGCCATTATATTAGGGGTTTTGTTTACTCTTATGAACGGAAAGTTAATTGCAGATCACGACCCATCAGTAATTTCATTTTATGAGTTTTTGGCGGGTGTGTTTTTTATCAGTATTTACTTTTTAATACAGAATAAATTCTCTTTGGATTTCTTTGTTTTAACGGTTAATAATTGGATTTTAATTTTGATTTTGGCTTCTGTTTGTACCGCTTATGCATTTACCGCTTCTGTAAAAGTGATGCAGAAACTGACTCCTTACACCGTAATGCTGACAACCAATCTAGAGCCGGTTTACGGAATTGTGTTGGCTTATTTTATCCTTGGCGGAAAAGAAAAAATGAGTTTTGAATTTTATATTGGAGCCATTATAATAGTAATTACCGTAATCTTAAACGGAGTGATTAAGCATTATTATAAAAAGGATGTTTAG
- a CDS encoding LptF/LptG family permease — translation MLTIIDKYILKRYLATFSVMLLMFIPIGIIIDVSEKINFMIENKVPFIEIAIYYYNFTIYFANSLFPIFLFLSIIWFTSKLANNTEIIAILSSGISFTRFLRPYIMGATIVSVFVLLMGFFVVPKASEGFNNFRYTYLRTGGKEAMRGDDTDVYRQISDNEFIYVNSFNTLSKTAFNFSLEKFNKEKLVYKISASRIKWNPKTKAYTMYDYTKRTVGENGDKIEKSAEKEARFSFDLEDLAPVIYIAETLSLNKLINFIDKEKNRGSSNINVYLVVLYKKFSIPVSAFILTIIAVSVSSMKRRGGMGMNLAIGIALAFAFVFFDKIFGVLAEKSSIPPLLAVWLPNMAFGALAIYLLRNAKR, via the coding sequence ATGCTAACAATAATAGACAAATACATCTTAAAAAGATATTTAGCCACTTTTTCGGTTATGTTGCTGATGTTTATACCTATTGGGATTATTATTGATGTTTCGGAGAAGATTAATTTCATGATTGAGAATAAAGTTCCATTTATTGAAATTGCAATCTATTACTATAATTTCACCATTTATTTTGCAAATTCCTTATTCCCAATCTTTTTATTTTTATCGATTATTTGGTTTACCTCAAAACTGGCTAATAATACAGAAATTATCGCCATTTTAAGTTCGGGGATTTCGTTTACCCGTTTTTTAAGGCCCTACATTATGGGGGCTACTATTGTTTCTGTTTTTGTCTTGTTGATGGGGTTTTTTGTTGTTCCAAAGGCTAGCGAAGGGTTTAATAATTTTAGGTATACATATTTGCGTACTGGAGGAAAAGAAGCAATGCGAGGCGATGATACAGATGTGTACCGACAAATTAGTGATAATGAATTCATCTATGTAAACAGTTTTAATACGTTGTCAAAAACTGCTTTTAATTTTTCATTGGAAAAGTTTAATAAAGAGAAATTAGTGTATAAAATTTCGGCAAGCAGAATAAAATGGAACCCAAAAACTAAGGCGTACACTATGTACGACTATACGAAAAGAACAGTAGGCGAAAATGGTGATAAAATAGAAAAATCAGCTGAAAAAGAGGCTCGTTTCAGTTTTGATTTAGAGGATTTAGCCCCAGTTATCTATATTGCCGAAACCTTAAGTTTGAATAAATTAATCAATTTTATTGACAAGGAAAAAAATCGTGGGTCGTCTAATATCAATGTCTATTTAGTAGTATTATATAAAAAATTTAGTATTCCGGTATCGGCATTTATTCTTACCATTATTGCGGTTTCGGTTTCATCCATGAAACGCAGAGGCGGTATGGGAATGAATTTAGCCATAGGAATTGCTTTAGCTTTTGCATTCGTGTTTTTTGATAAAATTTTTGGGGTTCTAGCCGAAAAATCGAGTATTCCGCCATTGCTCGCCGTTTGGTTGCCTAATATGGCTTTTGGAGCACTAGCCATTTATTTATTGCGCAATGCAAAACGATAA
- the tgt gene encoding tRNA guanosine(34) transglycosylase Tgt has translation MKFDLLKKDPLSKARAGSITTDHGVIETPIFMPVGTVGSVKGVHQRELKDDINPDIILGNTYHLYLRPQTEILEKAGGLHKFMNWDRNILTDSGGYQVYSLSANRKIKEEGVKFKSHIDGSYHFFTPENVMEIQRTIGADIIMAFDECTPYPCDYNYAKRSMKMTHRWLDRCINHLDTQPFKYGYEQTFFPIVQGSCYKDLRQQSAEYIANSNQQGNAIGGLSVGEPAEEMYAMTEVVCEILPEDKPRYLMGVGTPINILENIALGIDMFDCVMPTRNARNGMLFTANGSINIKNKKWEADFSPIDEMGITYVDTEYTKAYLRHLFAANEYLGKQIATIHNLGFYMWLVREARKHILAGDFKPWKEMMVKNMSQRL, from the coding sequence ATGAAGTTTGATTTATTAAAAAAAGATCCGCTATCCAAAGCCAGAGCGGGAAGTATTACTACTGATCACGGGGTGATTGAAACCCCAATTTTTATGCCTGTAGGAACCGTAGGTTCTGTAAAAGGGGTGCATCAACGCGAATTGAAAGACGATATCAACCCGGATATTATCCTGGGAAATACCTACCATTTATACTTGAGACCACAAACTGAAATTCTTGAAAAAGCAGGTGGTTTGCATAAATTCATGAACTGGGACCGCAATATTTTGACGGATTCTGGAGGATACCAAGTGTATTCGCTATCAGCAAATAGAAAAATTAAGGAGGAAGGTGTGAAATTCAAATCGCATATTGACGGTTCATACCACTTTTTTACGCCGGAGAATGTGATGGAAATTCAGCGTACCATAGGTGCCGATATTATCATGGCTTTTGATGAGTGTACGCCATATCCATGTGATTATAACTACGCAAAGCGTTCGATGAAAATGACACACCGCTGGTTAGACCGTTGCATCAATCATTTAGACACACAGCCTTTTAAATACGGATACGAACAAACGTTTTTTCCCATTGTTCAAGGAAGTTGTTATAAAGATTTACGCCAACAATCAGCCGAATATATAGCGAATTCTAATCAACAAGGAAACGCCATTGGCGGACTTTCAGTAGGGGAACCGGCTGAGGAAATGTATGCTATGACCGAAGTGGTTTGTGAAATTTTGCCCGAAGACAAACCTCGTTACCTTATGGGCGTGGGAACTCCTATAAATATCCTCGAAAATATTGCTTTGGGAATTGACATGTTTGACTGTGTGATGCCTACACGTAACGCCAGAAACGGGATGTTATTTACAGCAAATGGTTCTATTAATATCAAAAATAAAAAATGGGAAGCCGATTTTTCGCCTATTGACGAAATGGGGATTACTTATGTAGATACAGAATATACAAAAGCGTATTTGCGTCACCTTTTTGCTGCCAATGAATACCTGGGGAAACAAATTGCTACAATCCATAATCTTGGGTTTTATATGTGGTTGGTACGTGAGGCCAGAAAACATATCTTAGCAGGCGATTTCAAACCTTGGAAGGAAATGATGGTCAAAAATATGAGCCAACGACTATAA
- a CDS encoding VOC family protein produces MAQINPHVLFKENTEEAFNFYKSVFGGGFTMLVRIKDLPNDPNNPISENDGNKITHIALPIGKSTVLMASDVAKQFMDQELVRGNRHTISISTDSKEEANKLFNGLSAGGEIEMPITDSTWVPIFECLMTSLVYNGW; encoded by the coding sequence ATGGCACAAATTAATCCTCATGTACTATTTAAAGAAAATACCGAAGAAGCCTTTAACTTTTATAAATCTGTTTTTGGTGGCGGATTTACTATGCTTGTGCGTATAAAAGATTTACCCAATGACCCAAACAATCCAATTTCGGAAAATGACGGCAACAAAATAACACATATTGCCTTACCAATAGGTAAAAGTACTGTACTTATGGCAAGTGATGTTGCTAAACAATTTATGGATCAAGAATTAGTAAGAGGCAACAGACACACTATTTCGATTAGTACAGACAGCAAAGAAGAAGCAAACAAATTATTCAATGGCCTTTCGGCAGGCGGAGAAATTGAAATGCCAATTACTGATAGCACTTGGGTTCCTATTTTTGAATGTTTAATGACCAGTTTGGTATACAATGGATGGTAG
- a CDS encoding NAD(P)/FAD-dependent oxidoreductase, protein MKKVKNAATGWTICPECQGRGKKSRGLSMKARRQYKIALDQFEKTKGEETAPTHPKGHLYSCLNCCGSGLLPSDGPPIADKENYPYVAIIGGGIGGAALAVACLHRGIPFTLYERDNNFDARSQGYGLTLQQASKAIEGFGIFSLKDGVISTRHVVHTTEGKVIGEWGVRKWMQSDAKTYSKRTNVHIARQSLRLALLEQLDGHDVIQWGHQLVDFKQSEAGGVNLSFEVNGEMQRVKADLVVGADGIRSSVRQLLIGEDVTPLRYLGCIVILGICPLSALEGLNTSLLDSATVFQTANGNERIYMMPYTSDSVMWQLSFPMPEKEAKALSAKGPQALKEEASRRTQWHDPIPQILAATLEAQISGYPVYDRELLESELLKKGGQVTLIGDAAHPMSPFKGQGANQALLDALALARGISKGCRPLSQWRKTGLRDSVLNEFESEMLERSASKVKDSAEAAHFLHSEIVLYEGDEPRGRCLKKKDT, encoded by the coding sequence GTGAAAAAGGTTAAAAATGCAGCCACAGGCTGGACTATTTGTCCCGAATGTCAGGGACGTGGCAAAAAAAGCCGGGGACTCAGCATGAAAGCGCGACGCCAATACAAGATAGCACTCGATCAATTTGAAAAAACGAAAGGAGAAGAGACAGCTCCAACACATCCTAAAGGTCACCTATACTCCTGCTTAAACTGTTGCGGATCCGGGTTGCTTCCTTCTGATGGTCCTCCTATAGCGGATAAAGAAAACTACCCATATGTTGCTATTATTGGTGGCGGTATAGGTGGAGCGGCTTTAGCTGTAGCTTGTTTACACCGTGGAATTCCTTTTACTCTTTATGAACGCGATAACAACTTCGATGCTCGATCTCAGGGCTATGGACTTACATTGCAACAAGCCAGTAAAGCAATCGAAGGATTTGGTATTTTCTCCCTAAAAGACGGGGTAATTTCAACAAGACATGTGGTTCATACTACCGAAGGAAAAGTGATAGGTGAATGGGGTGTCAGAAAATGGATGCAGTCAGATGCAAAAACATATTCAAAGCGTACAAATGTGCATATCGCAAGGCAGTCTTTGCGTTTAGCGCTGCTGGAACAGCTTGACGGACATGATGTGATACAGTGGGGGCATCAGTTAGTAGACTTTAAGCAATCTGAGGCGGGAGGTGTTAATCTTAGCTTTGAGGTGAACGGCGAGATGCAGCGCGTCAAGGCAGATCTTGTCGTTGGTGCCGATGGCATACGTAGTTCGGTACGGCAGTTACTGATTGGTGAGGATGTTACCCCTTTACGATATCTGGGTTGTATTGTGATATTGGGTATTTGTCCTTTGAGTGCTCTCGAAGGGCTTAATACTTCTTTACTGGATTCGGCCACAGTATTTCAAACCGCCAATGGCAATGAGCGAATCTACATGATGCCATATACGTCAGACTCGGTGATGTGGCAACTTAGCTTCCCGATGCCAGAAAAAGAGGCTAAAGCTTTAAGTGCTAAGGGACCTCAAGCACTCAAGGAAGAAGCATCCCGCAGAACGCAGTGGCATGATCCCATTCCTCAGATTTTAGCAGCGACTCTGGAAGCTCAGATTTCTGGTTATCCCGTGTATGACCGAGAATTACTTGAGTCAGAATTGTTGAAGAAAGGCGGACAAGTGACTCTGATTGGAGATGCGGCTCACCCAATGAGTCCATTCAAAGGACAAGGCGCAAATCAAGCACTATTGGATGCACTAGCGCTCGCTCGGGGAATCTCAAAAGGATGTAGGCCTTTATCGCAATGGAGAAAAACTGGATTGAGGGACAGTGTATTAAATGAGTTTGAATCAGAAATGTTAGAACGGAGTGCTTCCAAAGTAAAAGATTCAGCAGAAGCTGCGCACTTTCTACATTCCGAAATTGTGCTTTATGAAGGTGATGAGCCGAGAGGACGATGTCTAAAGAAAAAAGATACTTAA
- a CDS encoding ester cyclase, translating into MKNFFSIVLLVATCITYGQKKTNGTIYVEHPAITAVEGMTQAFVSGDTDKVASFLADDFKSYNGSSSNRNDKGQDKASFLKEVSFWKDNVDYLSIKRSQGAYPDALEYKEANNKDVVWVQTWEDLRGVHNKTGVKIDMPLHRLFIVDKNNKIKTIIRYSNSSIFDEIGNSFNDRENGTIYNHHEYINDVRKMIYAFENKDFDKAYSFYDEKATFSDINMPLDKTITLAEQKVNDQKLFDKFDLTSIDMVGYPDYLHYEMGDARVVQSWWNLRLTRKSDKKKIVVPIFFIDNFNDKGKITSEMAYYSEKLME; encoded by the coding sequence ATGAAAAATTTTTTCTCAATTGTATTGTTGGTCGCTACTTGCATCACTTACGGACAAAAGAAAACGAATGGAACTATTTATGTAGAGCATCCGGCTATTACTGCAGTAGAAGGTATGACTCAAGCATTTGTTAGTGGAGACACTGACAAAGTGGCTAGCTTTCTAGCGGATGATTTTAAATCATATAATGGCTCAAGTTCTAATAGGAATGATAAAGGGCAAGACAAAGCTTCATTCTTGAAAGAGGTAAGTTTTTGGAAAGACAATGTTGATTATTTAAGTATTAAAAGATCTCAAGGTGCTTATCCGGATGCTTTAGAATACAAAGAGGCTAATAATAAAGATGTTGTTTGGGTGCAAACCTGGGAAGATTTACGAGGAGTGCATAATAAAACAGGAGTGAAAATTGATATGCCTTTGCATCGTTTGTTTATAGTTGATAAGAACAATAAAATTAAAACCATTATCAGGTATTCTAATAGTAGTATTTTTGATGAAATAGGTAATAGTTTTAATGACAGAGAAAATGGAACCATTTATAATCATCATGAATATATTAATGATGTCAGAAAAATGATTTATGCTTTTGAAAATAAAGATTTTGATAAAGCGTATAGCTTTTATGATGAAAAGGCAACATTCTCGGATATAAATATGCCTTTAGATAAAACTATAACCTTAGCAGAACAAAAAGTAAATGATCAAAAGCTTTTTGATAAATTTGATTTAACTAGTATTGATATGGTTGGGTATCCGGACTATTTGCATTATGAAATGGGGGATGCAAGGGTAGTACAATCGTGGTGGAATTTGAGATTAACCAGAAAATCAGATAAAAAGAAAATTGTTGTGCCAATTTTCTTCATTGATAATTTTAATGATAAAGGAAAAATAACATCTGAAATGGCGTATTACAGTGAAAAATTGATGGAATAA
- a CDS encoding cation-translocating P-type ATPase: MIEGLNTAEAQEKLKVFGFNELPSAKPKSIWRIALEVIKEPMFILLISCGVLYILLGDYKEGIILLSAIFVIIFITFYQYQKTEKALEALKKLSSPRALVIRDEKEIRIPGREVVPDDIIILNEGDRIAADAKVLDTINLTVDESLLTGESLAVRKDLCSDISDIHGIVFSGTLVVQGKGFAKVFATGTKTEFGKIGISLQSIDEDETRLQKEMKVLIKNLFLIAIFISIGIIATFYFTRGNFIQALLNGLAAAMSILPEEFPVILTVFLALGAWRLSRKNVLTRKPSAIETLGSATVLCSDKTGTITQNKMEIVTIYDGQEIVLKSVFQEKQNQISNLVVAAHYASRKDAIDPMEQAIYKTHEAIISQKKSEHKLLKEYPLSRELLAMTRVTENVTENSMSVSAKGAPEAIFKLCKMNKEETSKHFLAVQQMADQGYRVIAVANAAHHTGQLPDSQHEFNFSFLGLIGLEDPIRLEVPQAIKECHEAGIQVIMITGDFPATAKSIALSIGLDANKEIITGDELNKMSDKELKLRITNTNIFARVIPEQKLRIVQALKANNEIVAMTGDGVNDAPALKAANIGIAMGNKGTDVAREAASLVLLDDNFASIVSAIRSGRRIFDNLQKAMSYVLSIHIPIIGLTFLPAFFPAIPLLLMPLHIVFMELINDPVCSIAFESEQEEKGIMQRPPRDPNEHFFGKRKIIMSVMQGFLLLAMVLFVYLFSKRQEYPEGEIRAIVFSALLLGNIFIILTNISKTRNVISVITERNPVTIPILLTAIIMLLLIILIPSLRHIFNFEVTNYKHFIPSILGAITILILLETIKYFKNRGLKNKKNLV; encoded by the coding sequence ATGATTGAAGGACTAAATACAGCGGAAGCTCAGGAAAAACTGAAAGTTTTTGGTTTTAATGAATTACCGTCAGCAAAACCAAAATCCATTTGGCGCATTGCTTTGGAAGTCATAAAAGAACCCATGTTCATTTTATTGATAAGCTGTGGCGTACTTTATATTTTATTGGGTGATTACAAAGAAGGCATTATTTTACTTTCGGCGATTTTTGTTATTATTTTTATCACTTTTTACCAATATCAGAAAACGGAAAAAGCACTAGAAGCACTCAAAAAACTGTCTTCGCCACGCGCATTAGTGATTCGGGATGAAAAAGAGATACGCATTCCCGGGCGCGAAGTAGTTCCTGACGACATCATTATTCTGAATGAAGGAGATCGGATTGCCGCTGATGCAAAAGTGCTCGACACGATAAATCTTACTGTTGATGAATCGTTGCTTACGGGTGAATCACTCGCTGTTAGAAAGGATCTTTGTTCTGACATTTCAGATATACACGGAATAGTTTTCAGCGGAACACTTGTGGTGCAAGGAAAGGGATTTGCGAAGGTTTTTGCAACAGGAACCAAAACAGAGTTTGGAAAAATTGGAATCTCTTTACAAAGTATTGACGAAGATGAAACGCGATTGCAAAAGGAAATGAAAGTGTTGATTAAAAATCTATTTCTCATTGCAATTTTTATCAGCATTGGAATCATTGCAACCTTTTATTTCACTAGAGGAAATTTCATTCAAGCATTATTGAACGGACTTGCAGCCGCGATGTCCATTCTTCCCGAAGAGTTTCCTGTAATCCTGACCGTTTTTTTGGCTTTAGGAGCTTGGCGATTATCCAGAAAAAATGTATTGACCAGAAAACCCTCTGCTATCGAGACACTAGGTTCCGCAACTGTTTTATGTAGTGATAAAACGGGAACCATTACACAAAACAAAATGGAAATAGTCACTATTTATGATGGTCAGGAAATCGTTCTAAAGAGTGTTTTTCAAGAGAAACAAAATCAGATTTCCAATTTGGTTGTTGCCGCACATTATGCCTCCAGAAAAGATGCGATTGACCCAATGGAGCAAGCCATTTACAAAACTCATGAAGCAATCATTTCACAAAAAAAATCAGAACATAAACTCCTCAAAGAATATCCATTGAGCAGGGAATTACTTGCTATGACCCGCGTGACAGAAAATGTCACTGAAAACTCCATGTCCGTTTCTGCCAAAGGTGCCCCAGAAGCAATTTTCAAACTTTGCAAAATGAATAAAGAGGAAACATCCAAACATTTTTTAGCTGTACAGCAAATGGCTGACCAAGGATATCGGGTTATTGCTGTTGCAAATGCTGCGCATCATACGGGACAGCTTCCAGATTCGCAACATGAATTTAACTTTAGTTTTCTTGGACTTATTGGTTTAGAAGATCCCATACGCCTCGAAGTTCCTCAAGCCATAAAAGAATGCCATGAAGCCGGAATACAAGTGATTATGATAACCGGCGATTTTCCCGCTACTGCAAAAAGTATTGCTTTATCTATAGGTCTTGATGCCAATAAAGAAATTATTACTGGAGATGAATTGAATAAAATGAGCGATAAAGAGCTAAAATTAAGAATTACCAATACTAACATTTTTGCACGTGTAATTCCTGAACAAAAACTAAGAATTGTTCAGGCTTTGAAAGCCAATAATGAAATTGTTGCAATGACGGGTGACGGAGTCAATGATGCACCTGCCTTGAAAGCAGCCAATATTGGTATTGCCATGGGAAATAAAGGAACGGATGTAGCCAGAGAAGCTGCATCGTTAGTATTATTGGATGATAATTTCGCATCCATTGTTTCGGCGATTCGATCCGGAAGGAGAATTTTTGATAATCTGCAAAAAGCAATGTCGTATGTTCTCTCCATTCATATTCCTATAATCGGGCTTACCTTTTTACCTGCATTTTTCCCTGCGATTCCTTTATTATTGATGCCGTTACATATTGTATTTATGGAATTGATAAATGATCCCGTGTGCTCCATTGCATTCGAATCAGAACAAGAAGAAAAAGGAATTATGCAGCGACCGCCCAGAGATCCAAATGAACATTTTTTTGGTAAAAGAAAAATTATAATGAGTGTCATGCAAGGTTTTTTATTGCTGGCTATGGTTCTTTTTGTTTATTTATTTTCTAAACGTCAGGAATATCCAGAAGGAGAAATACGAGCTATCGTTTTTTCAGCACTTCTGCTTGGGAATATTTTTATTATTTTGACCAATATTTCAAAAACAAGAAACGTAATCTCCGTAATAACCGAAAGAAATCCAGTTACAATTCCAATTCTCTTAACCGCCATAATTATGTTGTTGTTGATCATTTTAATACCGTCTTTGCGTCATATTTTTAATTTTGAAGTTACAAATTACAAACATTTCATCCCCTCAATCCTAGGAGCAATTACCATCCTTATCCTTCTTGAAACCATAAAATATTTTAAAAACAGAGGCCTAAAAAATAAAAAAAACCTTGTGTAA
- a CDS encoding rhodanese-like domain-containing protein — protein MSLEKIIKDKQGTIVDVRSHAEFMGGHVADSINIPLNEIPQRVDELRNLKAPLVLCCASGNRSGQAQLFLTEHGIECYNGGSWLDVNYYQSQIK, from the coding sequence ATGAGCTTAGAAAAAATAATCAAAGACAAACAGGGAACAATAGTTGATGTGCGTTCCCATGCTGAATTTATGGGTGGTCATGTAGCTGATTCCATTAATATTCCGTTGAATGAAATTCCGCAAAGAGTAGATGAATTGCGAAATCTTAAAGCACCGTTAGTACTTTGTTGTGCATCAGGAAATCGAAGCGGACAAGCACAGCTATTTCTGACGGAACATGGAATCGAATGTTACAATGGTGGTTCCTGGTTAGATGTAAATTATTACCAATCTCAAATTAAATAA
- a CDS encoding rhodanese-like domain-containing protein, giving the protein MINTLKNLFGLGPKVNYADLVKQGAIILDVRSKGEYAGGHIKGSLNIPVDTLSNTLSKLKDKNQPIITCCASGMRSASAKSILKSNGFTKVYNGGGWSSLKNKIS; this is encoded by the coding sequence ATGATAAACACACTTAAAAATTTATTTGGATTAGGTCCAAAAGTAAACTACGCCGATTTAGTAAAACAAGGCGCTATTATTTTGGATGTTAGAAGCAAAGGAGAATATGCAGGAGGACACATAAAAGGTTCTCTAAATATTCCGGTTGATACTTTAAGTAATACGCTTTCTAAACTAAAAGACAAAAACCAACCTATAATCACTTGTTGTGCATCAGGAATGCGAAGTGCTTCTGCAAAAAGTATTTTAAAATCAAACGGATTTACTAAAGTCTACAATGGTGGCGGTTGGAGTAGCCTTAAAAATAAAATTAGTTAG
- a CDS encoding ferritin-like domain-containing protein, which yields MLTTINLKKTTIMRPESNKNEPFKGAVQAKSNAAHGLRDLFEVGLKDIYWAEKVLTKTLPKMVKNASSPELVNSLKTQLSETQEHVSRLEKIFEVTGIAPTAKKCDAMQGILKETNGLIRETDIGMVRDAGIIAADQKVKHYEIATYGTLHAFAKTLGEDKAANLLAMTLDDEKKTDARLTGIALSAINRQAYKADSITNT from the coding sequence ATGCTTACAACTATTAATCTTAAAAAAACAACTATTATGAGACCTGAAAGTAATAAAAACGAACCTTTTAAAGGAGCTGTTCAAGCAAAATCAAATGCGGCACATGGATTGAGAGATTTATTTGAAGTGGGATTGAAAGACATTTATTGGGCTGAAAAAGTATTGACTAAAACATTGCCAAAAATGGTAAAAAATGCTTCATCGCCAGAACTAGTTAACTCATTAAAAACCCAGTTAAGCGAAACACAAGAACACGTTTCGCGTCTGGAAAAAATATTTGAAGTAACAGGTATTGCACCTACAGCAAAAAAATGTGATGCCATGCAGGGCATATTAAAAGAGACTAATGGCCTTATTCGAGAAACTGATATTGGTATGGTACGTGATGCCGGAATAATTGCAGCAGATCAAAAAGTAAAACATTATGAAATTGCAACGTATGGCACATTACATGCTTTTGCAAAAACATTAGGAGAAGACAAAGCTGCAAATCTATTGGCGATGACTCTTGACGATGAGAAAAAAACGGATGCTCGATTAACGGGAATAGCTTTATCTGCTATCAACAGACAAGCTTATAAAGCTGATTCGATTACAAATACGTAG
- a CDS encoding transketolase translates to MKPNTQQLNDLTIQVRRDILRMVHAVNSGHPGGSLGCTEFLVTLYQNLMERKEGFDMDGIGEDLFFLSNGHISPVFYSVLARSGYFPVSELATFRLINSRLQGHPTTHDSLPGVRIASGSLGQGLSVGIGAAQAKKLNGDNHIIYTLHGDGELQEGQNWEAIMYASAKKVDNLIATIDLNGKQIDGTTDEVLCMGSIRAKFEAFDWDVLEIEKGNDIEAIIAGMNDAKSRTGKGKPVCVLLHTEMGNGVDYMMYSHAWHGKAPNDAQLDNALGQNYNTGGNSDY, encoded by the coding sequence ATGAAGCCTAACACACAACAATTAAACGATTTAACTATCCAAGTCAGAAGAGATATTCTTCGAATGGTTCACGCTGTAAACTCAGGTCACCCAGGAGGTTCTCTAGGTTGTACTGAATTTCTTGTAACTCTGTACCAAAATTTGATGGAACGTAAAGAAGGATTTGATATGGACGGAATTGGAGAAGATCTTTTCTTCCTTTCAAACGGACATATTTCTCCTGTATTCTATAGCGTTTTAGCGAGAAGCGGTTATTTTCCAGTATCGGAATTAGCAACTTTCCGTTTGATTAACTCAAGATTACAAGGACACCCAACTACCCATGACAGTTTACCTGGAGTACGCATTGCATCAGGATCACTTGGACAAGGATTATCTGTAGGAATTGGTGCTGCACAAGCAAAAAAATTAAATGGTGACAACCATATTATTTACACGCTTCACGGTGATGGTGAATTACAAGAAGGTCAAAACTGGGAAGCAATTATGTATGCATCCGCTAAAAAAGTAGACAATCTTATTGCTACAATCGATTTAAACGGAAAACAAATTGACGGAACAACTGACGAAGTTTTATGTATGGGAAGTATCCGTGCTAAATTTGAAGCTTTTGATTGGGATGTTTTGGAAATTGAAAAAGGAAACGACATTGAAGCTATTATTGCCGGAATGAATGACGCTAAATCAAGAACTGGAAAAGGAAAACCAGTTTGTGTATTGTTGCATACTGAAATGGGTAATGGAGTAGATTATATGATGTACAGTCATGCTTGGCATGGTAAAGCACCAAATGATGCTCAACTTGACAATGCTTTAGGACAAAATTATAATACTGGAGGTAATTCAGACTACTAG